Proteins from a single region of Sphaerochaeta globosa str. Buddy:
- a CDS encoding TetR/AcrR family transcriptional regulator, whose amino-acid sequence MPKKIDHEQRKEKILQTALKVFAREGYRDSNLSLIATECGISRPTIYQYFKDKEEIYYYAVKLVTGRMFNKYATFAWSTDQNYIVRITNICLDIMQTASEHDGELTSLVDVMLQMKKEGRDFNEIILRRTAKLTILFKRLLRMGIKAGDIISCDVNRVADHLLLLLESSCFQVAFLDTFDMQHSKHLVSTYLAFYSAKAVPSR is encoded by the coding sequence ATGCCCAAGAAGATAGATCATGAGCAGAGGAAGGAGAAAATCCTGCAAACAGCCCTGAAAGTGTTTGCGCGCGAAGGGTATCGTGACTCCAATCTCTCCTTGATTGCCACCGAATGTGGCATTTCCCGGCCTACCATCTATCAGTACTTCAAGGACAAGGAAGAAATTTATTACTATGCGGTGAAACTGGTTACCGGCCGGATGTTCAATAAGTACGCCACGTTTGCCTGGTCGACCGATCAGAACTATATCGTGCGCATCACCAACATCTGCCTGGATATCATGCAGACAGCCAGTGAGCATGACGGAGAGCTGACCAGCTTGGTCGATGTCATGCTGCAAATGAAGAAGGAAGGCAGGGATTTCAACGAGATAATCCTGCGCCGAACCGCAAAACTCACCATTCTCTTCAAGCGACTGCTTCGGATGGGAATCAAGGCGGGAGACATCATTAGTTGTGATGTGAACCGGGTGGCGGATCATTTGCTTTTGCTGCTTGAGTCCTCCTGTTTCCAGGTGGCGTTCCTCGATACCTTCGATATGCAGCACTCCAAGCATCTGGTAAGCACCTATCTGGCTTTCTATAGTGCGAAGGCTGTTCCTAGCCGGTAA
- a CDS encoding M20/M25/M40 family metallo-hydrolase produces the protein MVLSLLAGIFLLLASIVIIRTIVLQQPEGMASQPGRTIDGEKALEVLSKAVQCRTVSHQDTNQTDWNEFTRLADLLAKAYPLCEKCRITTDVGAYNLVYRFEGENTQVLPVLLTAHLDVVGAQEKAWSHPPFSGVIEDGFLYGRGSFDCKVQTIAILTAFESLLKEGKHPKTTFFVAFGCDEECNGSKEGAHTIASYFEKQGQQFAYVLDEGGVVSQRYIKGFKQDIAVVGIAEKGYMDVELSASCKAGHSSTPSFPTALGLVSRAASRLERKAMPPRCTSPVKAMLESLGRRGPFAYRLLFLNRWITKPLLKLVFSRNATMNALIRTTIVPTMIAASDKSNVIAEKATATVNIRLLPTQTQQEVLQWIKKVIGNPAVKLEVVRFTAPSEVSPVEAEAFTDIRKTITACFGNVLVTPYLMLGATDARKYQNLSQCIYRFTPVRMDTSEVARMHAPDERISVENIQHAVNFYATLIEA, from the coding sequence ATGGTTTTATCTCTCCTTGCAGGTATATTTCTGCTCCTTGCGTCCATCGTAATCATACGTACGATTGTTCTCCAACAACCAGAGGGAATGGCATCACAGCCTGGGAGGACCATCGATGGGGAAAAAGCCCTTGAGGTGCTGAGCAAGGCCGTACAGTGCAGAACCGTTTCCCACCAAGACACAAATCAAACCGATTGGAACGAATTCACCCGTCTTGCCGATTTGCTTGCCAAGGCTTATCCCCTCTGTGAAAAATGCCGCATCACAACGGATGTGGGTGCTTATAATCTTGTGTATCGTTTTGAAGGTGAGAACACGCAAGTCCTGCCGGTTCTCTTGACTGCACACCTCGATGTCGTAGGAGCGCAGGAAAAAGCATGGTCACATCCTCCGTTCAGCGGTGTCATCGAAGACGGATTTCTCTATGGAAGAGGCAGTTTCGACTGCAAGGTGCAGACAATCGCCATCCTCACCGCATTTGAGTCACTGCTCAAAGAGGGGAAACACCCAAAAACAACCTTCTTTGTCGCCTTCGGCTGCGATGAGGAATGCAACGGATCGAAAGAGGGAGCCCATACCATCGCTTCCTATTTTGAGAAACAAGGGCAGCAATTCGCGTACGTCCTCGATGAAGGAGGCGTGGTCAGCCAACGATACATCAAGGGTTTCAAACAGGATATTGCAGTAGTGGGTATAGCCGAGAAAGGCTACATGGATGTCGAGCTGTCTGCGTCCTGCAAAGCAGGCCATTCTTCCACCCCCTCCTTCCCCACCGCATTGGGATTGGTCAGCCGGGCCGCCTCCCGTTTGGAGAGGAAAGCCATGCCCCCCAGATGTACGTCCCCCGTCAAGGCGATGCTGGAATCACTCGGAAGGCGGGGGCCTTTTGCCTACCGGCTGCTCTTTTTGAATCGTTGGATCACCAAGCCTTTGCTGAAGCTCGTCTTCAGCAGGAATGCAACAATGAATGCCTTGATACGAACCACCATTGTACCGACGATGATTGCGGCAAGCGACAAGAGCAATGTCATTGCAGAGAAGGCAACGGCAACCGTGAATATCCGACTGCTACCCACCCAAACACAGCAAGAAGTGCTTCAGTGGATAAAAAAGGTCATCGGCAATCCTGCGGTCAAACTCGAGGTAGTTCGCTTTACAGCCCCATCCGAGGTGAGCCCCGTCGAAGCAGAAGCGTTTACGGACATACGGAAAACCATCACTGCGTGTTTCGGCAATGTCTTGGTAACCCCCTATCTGATGCTCGGAGCCACCGATGCCCGCAAGTACCAGAACTTGAGCCAGTGTATCTATCGCTTTACACCGGTACGTATGGATACAAGTGAAGTTGCCCGCATGCATGCCCCCGATGAGCGCATCAGTGTGGAAAATATCCAACATGCAGTTAATTTCTATGCAACGCTGATCGAAGCCTGA
- a CDS encoding Hsp20/alpha crystallin family protein, whose product MKYLAKRDYDSPMVSAFDSLFNDMLGDWGLTPSRFPAVDIIENEDAYVLEAELPGYKQEEVKVHVEKHVLKLSSTKQGKKEEKEKRRLVTERCYQCFERSFTLPEDVDEEKIEGVFADGLLKLTLPKKEVAKPKAIEVKIK is encoded by the coding sequence ATGAAATACTTAGCAAAACGTGATTACGATTCCCCGATGGTGTCAGCTTTTGACTCGTTGTTCAATGACATGCTTGGCGACTGGGGTCTGACGCCTTCCAGGTTTCCTGCTGTAGACATCATCGAGAATGAGGATGCCTATGTCTTGGAAGCTGAGCTTCCAGGCTACAAGCAGGAGGAAGTGAAGGTACATGTCGAGAAACACGTACTGAAGTTAAGTTCCACCAAGCAGGGCAAGAAGGAAGAGAAGGAAAAGAGAAGGCTCGTAACCGAACGCTGCTACCAGTGCTTTGAACGTTCCTTCACCCTGCCTGAGGATGTGGATGAGGAGAAGATTGAAGGAGTATTTGCCGATGGTCTTCTGAAGCTCACCCTCCCAAAGAAGGAAGTGGCCAAGCCGAAAGCAATTGAAGTAAAGATTAAATAA
- the argF gene encoding ornithine carbamoyltransferase, with protein sequence MKGRSFLTLKDFTTEEILSLLQLSIDLKAKKKGQGCPSKLEGKLLADKNIVLIFDKSSTRTRCSFEVAAFDEGAQVTFLTNSQMGKKESIEDTAKVLGRLYDGIQYRGFSPQVIRDLAKHSGVPVWNGLTDDDHPTQVLADVLTAMEHTGKEPKDITFAYIGDGRNNVCNALMIGAAKLGMDYRIAAPKKLFPSPVLLAELKAAALQSQAKISVTTDPYEAVKGADVIYTDVWVSMGEEDQTADRIALLKDYQVTMDLLKASGKADVLFEHCLPSFHDLNTTVAQQIHAQFGLRELEVTDEVFRSKHSVVFDEAENRMHTIKAVMVATLTDLT encoded by the coding sequence ATGAAAGGACGCAGTTTTCTCACGCTCAAGGACTTCACGACAGAAGAGATACTCTCTCTTTTGCAATTGTCGATTGATTTGAAAGCGAAAAAGAAAGGCCAAGGCTGCCCCTCCAAATTGGAAGGGAAGTTGCTTGCAGACAAAAACATCGTACTTATCTTTGACAAGAGTTCCACCCGCACCCGTTGTTCTTTTGAGGTGGCTGCATTCGATGAAGGGGCACAAGTCACCTTTCTGACCAACAGCCAGATGGGCAAGAAGGAGTCGATCGAGGATACCGCCAAGGTGCTGGGAAGATTGTACGATGGTATCCAATACCGCGGCTTTTCTCCGCAGGTAATTCGCGATCTTGCAAAGCACAGCGGCGTCCCTGTATGGAACGGGCTTACCGATGACGACCATCCCACCCAGGTGTTGGCCGATGTACTGACTGCTATGGAGCATACCGGCAAAGAGCCTAAGGATATTACGTTTGCCTATATCGGTGATGGCCGAAACAATGTCTGCAATGCCCTGATGATCGGCGCTGCCAAGTTGGGTATGGATTATCGCATTGCAGCACCCAAAAAGCTGTTTCCCTCCCCGGTTCTCCTTGCTGAACTTAAAGCGGCGGCTCTTCAGTCGCAAGCCAAGATTTCAGTAACCACCGATCCGTACGAGGCAGTGAAGGGTGCGGATGTCATCTACACCGATGTTTGGGTCTCCATGGGGGAAGAAGATCAGACAGCGGACAGGATTGCACTGCTTAAGGACTATCAGGTAACCATGGACCTTTTAAAGGCTTCAGGCAAAGCTGATGTACTGTTCGAGCACTGCCTGCCTTCCTTCCACGACCTGAATACCACCGTAGCACAACAGATTCATGCACAGTTCGGTCTGCGCGAGCTAGAAGTCACCGATGAGGTCTTTAGAAGCAAGCACTCGGTAGTCTTCGATGAGGCAGAGAACCGCATGCATACAATCAAGGCCGTAATGGTTGCAACCCTGACGGATTTGACCTGA
- a CDS encoding IS1/IS1595 family N-terminal zinc-binding domain-containing protein has product MPKHITSSRKETPWTGKDDATPLQSFIDAINLSNYKKKHPSISDTEESELLNSYAPQECRYCQSLKIQKYGFTSNHVRRYRCSDCERTFTVTTGTIFDNHKIPISEWVDYLLGLFRMQSFNSVSKSNRNSDTTTNYWTSKLCLTLRGYQDTIVLRGKAYIDETFYKLRKEDIQMKEDGLQYRGLSRNQICMGIGCDLSGHVFCTIEGNGKTSSKKTLEAFLHHIEPGTTLVHDREKSHDSLVKDLHLVSEAHSSKSLKGLPDKENPMNEINQRCRQLKQFLNSHSGFDRANLSDYLNLFAFIVNPPNDPYKKIETLLNRVFENPISLSYREKYSN; this is encoded by the coding sequence ATGCCCAAGCATATCACTTCATCCAGGAAGGAGACACCCTGGACCGGCAAGGACGATGCGACCCCGTTGCAATCATTCATTGATGCAATCAATCTGTCCAACTACAAGAAGAAGCATCCCTCAATTTCGGACACCGAAGAAAGTGAGCTTCTCAACTCCTATGCACCCCAGGAGTGCCGGTATTGCCAGAGCCTCAAGATCCAGAAATACGGATTCACGAGCAACCATGTCAGACGTTACCGGTGTTCGGATTGCGAAAGGACTTTCACGGTCACAACGGGCACCATATTCGACAACCACAAGATACCCATAAGCGAATGGGTGGATTATCTGCTCGGCTTGTTCAGGATGCAGAGCTTCAACTCAGTATCGAAATCAAACAGAAACAGCGACACAACAACGAATTACTGGACATCCAAACTCTGCCTTACACTCAGGGGATACCAAGATACTATTGTTCTCAGGGGAAAAGCTTACATCGATGAGACCTTCTACAAGCTGAGGAAAGAAGATATCCAGATGAAGGAGGATGGGCTGCAGTATCGTGGTCTATCACGAAACCAGATCTGCATGGGGATAGGATGCGATCTCTCCGGCCATGTTTTCTGTACCATCGAGGGGAACGGAAAGACATCCTCCAAGAAAACGTTGGAGGCATTCCTTCATCATATCGAGCCAGGGACAACCCTTGTCCATGATAGAGAGAAAAGCCATGACAGTCTGGTGAAAGACCTGCACTTGGTGAGTGAAGCTCATAGCTCGAAGTCGCTCAAAGGCTTGCCTGACAAGGAAAATCCAATGAACGAAATCAACCAGCGCTGTCGACAGCTCAAGCAGTTCCTGAACTCGCATTCCGGTTTTGACAGAGCCAATCTCTCTGATTACTTGAACCTCTTTGCTTTTATTGTCAATCCTCCCAACGACCCGTACAAAAAGATTGAAACTCTACTCAACAGGGTTTTCGAAAACCCTATTTCGCTCAGTTACAGAGAGAAATACTCAAACTAA
- a CDS encoding MetQ/NlpA family ABC transporter substrate-binding protein, with amino-acid sequence MKKFLSITLVLLLAFSLFAAGTKEQATSKTIVVGATPEPHAAFLNLVVEDLKAAGYTLKVQEFTDYVTPNEALESGELDANFFQHIPYLESFNKEKGYHLANAGGIHVEPFALYSKKYKTLADLPNGATIAIPNDPTNEGRALLLLESAGLLKLAANAGLEATPLDVASNPKNLRFREIEAASLPRVLQDVDAAIINGNYAIPAGLIATRDGLLVEGADSPYVNVVAVKQGRENDAAIVELVKALRGAKIKAYVAEHYTNGEVVLVSK; translated from the coding sequence ATGAAAAAGTTTCTAAGCATCACCCTTGTACTGTTGCTTGCATTCTCATTGTTTGCAGCAGGTACCAAAGAGCAAGCAACCTCCAAGACCATCGTCGTTGGAGCAACCCCTGAACCCCATGCTGCATTCCTGAATCTGGTTGTAGAGGACCTTAAGGCGGCCGGATATACACTCAAGGTGCAGGAGTTCACTGACTATGTGACTCCGAACGAAGCACTCGAAAGTGGTGAGTTGGATGCAAACTTCTTCCAGCACATCCCCTATCTGGAATCCTTCAACAAGGAGAAAGGATATCACCTGGCGAATGCAGGCGGTATTCACGTAGAGCCGTTTGCCCTGTACTCCAAAAAGTATAAGACCCTTGCAGACCTCCCCAATGGTGCTACCATTGCCATCCCCAACGATCCAACCAACGAAGGTCGTGCCCTGCTCTTGCTCGAGAGTGCAGGCCTGCTCAAGCTTGCTGCCAATGCCGGTCTTGAAGCCACTCCTCTTGATGTTGCGTCCAATCCCAAGAACTTGAGGTTCCGTGAGATTGAGGCAGCAAGTCTTCCTCGTGTATTGCAGGATGTCGATGCAGCCATCATCAACGGCAATTACGCCATCCCCGCTGGTCTCATCGCCACCCGCGATGGTTTGCTCGTTGAAGGTGCTGACAGTCCGTACGTAAACGTTGTGGCCGTCAAGCAGGGTCGTGAGAACGATGCTGCCATCGTAGAACTGGTAAAGGCACTGCGTGGTGCGAAGATTAAGGCATACGTAGCCGAGCATTATACCAACGGTGAAGTTGTCCTGGTTTCTAAATAA
- a CDS encoding methionine ABC transporter permease, with product MSKIWLLVFDATLQTLSMVFFSTLFSLLLGLPLGILLSATSSEEQGGIIPHPMLNNILGRIVNVLRSFPFIILMILLFPLSRILIGTSIGTTATIVPLSIAAAPFVARVIETALKEVDPGVVQAARAMGSTNFQIVRKVLIPEALPSLVSGVTLTIINLIGYSAMAGAIGGGGLGDLAIRYGYQRFRGDIMFVAVVIILILVEIVQVIGNKISAKLIARR from the coding sequence ATGAGCAAAATTTGGCTGTTGGTTTTCGACGCCACCCTGCAAACCCTGAGTATGGTCTTCTTCTCCACTTTGTTTTCCCTGCTTTTGGGACTTCCTCTGGGAATTCTTCTTTCGGCAACCTCAAGCGAAGAACAGGGAGGAATCATCCCCCATCCAATGCTGAACAATATACTGGGTAGAATCGTCAATGTCCTGCGTTCATTTCCGTTCATCATCCTGATGATTCTCCTCTTTCCTCTTTCAAGAATCCTGATAGGCACAAGTATCGGCACCACCGCTACTATCGTCCCGCTGTCGATCGCGGCAGCACCATTTGTGGCTCGAGTCATCGAGACTGCACTGAAGGAGGTGGATCCGGGGGTCGTTCAGGCCGCCCGTGCAATGGGTTCCACCAATTTTCAGATTGTCCGGAAGGTGTTGATTCCTGAGGCTCTGCCCTCCTTGGTCAGCGGTGTAACGCTCACCATTATCAACTTGATCGGCTACTCGGCAATGGCCGGGGCCATCGGGGGAGGCGGCCTGGGAGACCTGGCGATCCGCTATGGGTACCAGCGCTTCCGAGGCGATATTATGTTCGTTGCCGTTGTAATCATTCTGATTCTCGTTGAGATCGTTCAGGTGATAGGCAATAAAATCAGCGCCAAGCTCATCGCTCGTCGTTGA
- a CDS encoding methionine ABC transporter ATP-binding protein — translation MQIMLNNLKRTYGTLHAVNGISLFIPSNTIYGIIGKSGAGKSTLVRLISLLERPDEGEVHFDDTRVDNLEKDSLIQRRRRIGMIFQNFNLFSSRNAEQNIAYPLEITGVPKQQITERVDTLLSLVGLEGRGKAPISTLSGGQKQRVAIARALATDPDILFCDEATSALDPQTTHAILALLKEIQRKMSLTVVMITHQMEVVRDACDQVAVLDDGVVVEQGLVTDIFANPSSEVTKEFLTHLVGLDESSLSDDHMVHWSKKKGAYTLRFRGGTTDQPILSKISRQIGVDFNIRAGGVQKVSDVEIGTMLVDISGSDEEKKRAIEALKQMGVVVEEEVAE, via the coding sequence ATGCAGATTATGTTGAACAACTTAAAGAGAACCTATGGCACATTGCATGCAGTCAATGGCATTAGCCTCTTTATACCCTCGAACACCATTTATGGTATCATCGGCAAGAGCGGTGCTGGTAAATCCACGCTGGTTCGGCTGATCAGCCTTTTGGAACGACCTGATGAAGGTGAAGTGCATTTCGATGATACACGGGTGGACAACCTTGAGAAGGACAGCCTTATTCAAAGACGTCGCCGTATCGGGATGATTTTCCAGAACTTCAATTTGTTTTCCAGTAGAAATGCAGAACAGAACATTGCGTATCCCTTGGAGATAACCGGTGTACCCAAGCAGCAGATCACTGAGCGAGTGGATACACTACTCTCTCTCGTAGGGCTTGAAGGAAGGGGTAAAGCTCCGATCAGTACCCTGAGCGGGGGACAAAAGCAGCGTGTCGCTATTGCGAGGGCCCTGGCCACCGATCCGGATATCCTGTTCTGTGATGAAGCCACCAGTGCTCTCGATCCGCAGACCACCCATGCAATATTGGCACTCCTCAAGGAAATACAGCGAAAGATGTCCTTGACGGTAGTAATGATTACCCATCAGATGGAAGTCGTACGCGATGCATGCGACCAGGTTGCTGTCCTTGATGACGGAGTTGTTGTCGAACAGGGTCTGGTTACCGATATCTTTGCCAATCCAAGTAGTGAAGTAACCAAGGAATTTCTGACTCATTTGGTGGGTCTTGACGAGTCTTCCCTCTCAGACGACCACATGGTCCATTGGTCAAAGAAAAAAGGAGCCTATACCTTGCGGTTTCGCGGAGGTACAACAGACCAGCCGATTTTAAGCAAAATCAGTCGACAGATAGGCGTTGATTTCAATATCCGTGCCGGCGGAGTGCAGAAAGTCAGTGATGTTGAGATTGGCACCATGCTGGTGGATATCAGCGGCAGTGATGAGGAGAAAAAACGGGCCATCGAAGCTCTCAAGCAGATGGGTGTCGTGGTGGAAGAGGAGGTTGCAGAATGA
- a CDS encoding PIG-L deacetylase family protein — MKFVLGVASPMKALESYDRYLFIGPHPDDIEIGAGATAAKLVKRGKTVAFVIALDGRYGLENAPAGTTSEALIEIRKREATACAAELGVDSVTFLGLCDGAQYEQKDLVRALAKAIGDFGPEVVFAPDPCLSSECHQDHLNVGEAARQLAFFAPLTEIMQQFGAKSAPVAALAYYYTARPNTYVRTHGFQAQQRRALFGYHLSQFPYQSSQAKSLEQYLKLRSFFSGLHRLCLHAEGFRMLDRTRMHCVTEEGR; from the coding sequence ATGAAGTTCGTCCTTGGTGTTGCAAGCCCGATGAAAGCCCTTGAAAGCTACGACCGTTATTTGTTCATCGGTCCCCATCCTGATGATATTGAGATTGGGGCCGGCGCGACTGCCGCCAAACTGGTAAAACGCGGAAAAACTGTTGCTTTCGTCATTGCCTTGGATGGCCGCTATGGGCTTGAGAATGCACCTGCGGGTACTACAAGCGAAGCATTGATTGAAATTCGCAAGAGGGAGGCGACAGCTTGTGCAGCGGAGCTGGGGGTCGATTCTGTTACATTCCTCGGTCTTTGTGATGGTGCGCAGTATGAACAAAAGGATCTGGTTCGCGCTCTTGCAAAAGCAATCGGGGACTTTGGTCCGGAGGTGGTGTTTGCTCCCGATCCCTGCCTGAGCAGTGAGTGCCATCAAGACCACCTGAATGTGGGAGAGGCTGCTAGACAGCTCGCGTTCTTTGCCCCCTTGACGGAAATAATGCAGCAGTTTGGTGCGAAGTCCGCCCCTGTTGCAGCCCTTGCATATTACTATACTGCGCGGCCAAACACGTATGTGCGAACCCATGGATTCCAAGCGCAGCAGCGTAGGGCACTCTTTGGATATCACCTCAGTCAATTTCCTTATCAGAGTTCGCAGGCAAAATCTCTTGAACAGTATCTGAAACTGCGCTCTTTTTTTTCTGGATTGCATAGATTGTGTTTGCATGCGGAGGGTTTTAGAATGCTCGACCGTACAAGAATGCACTGTGTCACCGAAGAGGGCCGATGA
- a CDS encoding MFS transporter, with the protein MIAQDKKNLWMYPLGTVGRDMVYTLFTNYILTFILFTRTLSAAHLTAITAIMIAARVFDALNDPIMGNIIERTRTRWGKFKPWLLLGILSTSLVVYAAFNNTLQGWPFVWFFGGIYFLYSITYTMHDIAFWGMVPALSSDGHSRNQFTSRATLFAGIGGTLAAILIPMFTTGSSAIGGNTATAYGMVALVICILSPLFVGFTLFGVRENRSDMAIPATKISLKMILKTIVNNDQLLWISLIFLIQQVGNGIVLGGVGSTYIYFEFGYSGGLYSLFTTVGMSATAFLMIFYPMISKKIPRKKLMTIMQIVSAVGYVIMLACGLLMSPVMSKFFIITIGYMFANFGQYCFYLIMMISIINTVEYNEYKFGTRNEAIITSLRPFLTKLGSALIVGITSVTYITFGITGFTNRISEMENQAARMLITETDKLSLIDTILLEVQNSQTKGLLVVFTVLPLVLMFLSYCIYRKKYQLDETEYDRICAALAERKDVK; encoded by the coding sequence ATGATCGCTCAAGACAAAAAGAATCTCTGGATGTATCCACTCGGAACAGTCGGCCGGGATATGGTGTATACCTTGTTCACCAACTATATTCTCACCTTCATTCTCTTCACGAGAACCCTCAGCGCCGCCCATCTGACTGCCATCACCGCAATCATGATCGCAGCACGGGTGTTTGATGCATTGAACGACCCGATTATGGGAAACATCATTGAGCGTACACGTACGAGATGGGGCAAGTTCAAACCTTGGCTTTTGCTGGGAATCCTGTCCACGTCCCTGGTTGTGTATGCTGCCTTCAACAATACATTGCAAGGTTGGCCGTTTGTTTGGTTTTTCGGCGGTATCTACTTCTTATACAGCATCACCTATACCATGCACGACATTGCCTTCTGGGGCATGGTTCCCGCCCTCTCTTCCGATGGCCATTCACGCAACCAGTTCACTTCAAGGGCAACCCTGTTCGCCGGTATCGGGGGAACGCTTGCCGCCATCCTTATTCCCATGTTTACCACTGGCTCGAGTGCCATCGGGGGCAACACCGCTACGGCTTATGGCATGGTTGCTTTGGTGATTTGTATTCTCTCTCCGCTTTTTGTAGGCTTTACGCTCTTCGGAGTCAGGGAAAACCGAAGCGACATGGCCATTCCAGCGACAAAAATCAGTCTCAAGATGATACTGAAGACAATTGTCAACAACGATCAGCTTCTCTGGATTTCCTTGATTTTTCTCATCCAGCAGGTGGGAAATGGCATTGTTCTGGGTGGTGTTGGTTCAACGTATATCTATTTTGAATTCGGCTACAGCGGGGGACTCTATTCCTTGTTCACGACGGTAGGCATGTCGGCAACAGCTTTTCTGATGATTTTCTATCCAATGATTTCAAAGAAGATTCCTAGAAAGAAGTTGATGACCATCATGCAGATTGTTTCCGCGGTAGGCTACGTGATCATGCTTGCCTGTGGTTTGCTGATGAGCCCGGTCATGTCGAAGTTTTTCATTATCACCATCGGATACATGTTTGCGAACTTCGGGCAATACTGCTTCTATCTCATTATGATGATATCGATCATCAATACGGTTGAGTACAATGAATACAAATTCGGCACAAGAAATGAGGCGATTATTACTTCGCTCAGGCCATTTCTGACAAAGCTTGGCAGTGCACTCATTGTAGGCATAACCTCCGTCACCTACATTACGTTTGGCATAACCGGGTTTACAAACCGTATTTCTGAGATGGAAAATCAGGCAGCGAGAATGCTGATCACGGAAACCGATAAACTTTCCTTGATCGATACGATTCTTTTAGAGGTGCAGAACAGCCAGACGAAGGGGCTTCTTGTTGTATTCACCGTACTTCCGCTGGTCTTGATGTTCCTCTCGTATTGCATCTACCGAAAGAAATACCAACTCGATGAAACTGAATATGACAGGATCTGTGCTGCATTGGCGGAAAGGAAAGATGTAAAGTGA
- a CDS encoding MFS transporter gives MTTGRRFLWYKGLKDLMLIYPVYTLLFSAAGLSLSEISFLLALWSAPVVMLELPSGVLADRWSRKHMILLACLLKAGCFIFWAANPSFLFFALGFLCWGVSEAFSSGAEEALLFENLQSKGMETQFGRIYGQAMAASGIAVSLSCFFGGYLSQAVGYRSVVLFSLLGSLLTFMVALGFKDVKVPHQRNQPSFAMIREAFKHLVKKREVLVLSALLVIPLSLADMLDEYDALIAASYQVPLACIGIWVGGRYLLQALGAALAGRMSRYIPNAARLLSLLAGLLLLLSSLFRSPFLLGFYFLFYFLLSAAAVIGENQIQLSIGQQGRATVQSLISLATNLHALLVFSLLALLPSLLAVMLVVALYCLVSSAAIGLCMDFHLHNHATKV, from the coding sequence ATGACCACCGGTAGACGATTTCTCTGGTACAAAGGTCTGAAGGACCTCATGCTCATCTATCCTGTCTATACCTTGCTCTTTTCTGCAGCAGGTCTTTCATTGTCCGAAATATCTTTTTTGCTGGCTTTATGGTCGGCTCCGGTGGTTATGCTGGAATTGCCCAGTGGGGTTCTTGCCGATCGTTGGAGCAGAAAGCATATGATTCTCCTCGCCTGCTTGCTGAAAGCAGGCTGTTTCATTTTTTGGGCAGCAAATCCATCCTTTCTCTTCTTTGCCTTGGGATTCCTGTGTTGGGGAGTAAGTGAGGCATTTAGTTCTGGAGCGGAGGAAGCTTTGTTGTTCGAAAACCTGCAAAGCAAGGGGATGGAAACCCAATTCGGGCGAATATACGGACAGGCTATGGCTGCAAGCGGAATTGCCGTTTCCCTGTCTTGCTTTTTCGGAGGGTACCTCTCCCAAGCAGTAGGGTATCGGAGTGTGGTGTTGTTCTCATTGCTAGGCAGCTTGCTTACCTTCATGGTTGCTTTGGGCTTTAAGGATGTGAAGGTGCCTCATCAGCGAAACCAGCCTTCTTTTGCAATGATACGGGAAGCTTTCAAACATCTCGTGAAAAAGAGGGAAGTCTTGGTACTATCGGCCTTGCTGGTCATTCCACTTTCCCTTGCAGACATGCTTGATGAATACGACGCACTGATTGCTGCCTCGTATCAGGTACCCCTGGCCTGTATCGGAATCTGGGTGGGCGGGCGATACCTTTTGCAGGCCCTTGGTGCTGCATTGGCCGGGAGAATGAGTCGGTATATACCCAATGCAGCACGCCTGCTCAGTCTTCTTGCCGGTCTACTCCTGTTGCTGAGCAGTCTGTTTCGTTCACCCTTCCTTCTAGGTTTTTACTTTCTCTTCTACTTCCTGCTTTCAGCAGCCGCTGTGATCGGGGAGAATCAGATCCAGTTGAGCATTGGGCAGCAGGGAAGGGCGACTGTCCAATCGCTGATCAGCTTGGCAACCAATCTTCACGCCCTGCTTGTGTTCTCCTTGCTGGCATTGCTTCCTTCCCTCTTGGCCGTCATGCTCGTAGTTGCTCTGTATTGCCTTGTCAGCAGTGCTGCCATCGGCCTGTGCATGGATTTTCATTTGCATAACCATGCAACGAAGGTGTAG